The following is a genomic window from Chanos chanos chromosome 1, fChaCha1.1, whole genome shotgun sequence.
AAACCAAACTTTTAATGAATCAACATAACTGTAAAAATGTAGAAACCCCGCCCTCTCTTGcacccctcccccgcccccagCCTCCTCATCAACAAGTCTTACCCTTCATCAAACATTCGACCCTGTAGCTCCTGTCCCATCTAGTCCCATCCTCCAAAAGACTAAACCCCAACTTATATAAATCAACCATGTTCCCTTGGTGAGTTACCCCTCCCTCCCACACATTGTACGTTAGGCACATATTCCCAAGCGTCTACAGTGTTGTGTCTAAGTGATGTGCTGGCAACCATTTATCAGAGTCTTGTTTGGGATAAATAAGTTTCAGACAACGTCCTTATGCAAAAAAGACCAGTCGCTCTATCACTCCTggtcctcctcttcttctgcttcagcagtctcttttctttcctccacaAATTGCTCTTTTTGATcagtctcttcctcttctcccctctcttcatTCAGAGCATCCTCCTCTTTATCCTCCTCTCCTACAGTCTCCACCTCTTTCTCCAAAGTCTCCCTCTCGTTTTCCACTTCCTGTCCTGTTTCTGATACTGGAATCTCCTCCTTTGTGAGGCTGGTCTCCTCAACCTCAGTTTCCTCCTCTTGATTTTCCACAGACTCCCCCTTGCTCCCtggctcttcctcctcttcatcaatGGCCAAGATTGAATCAGCTGGATTGCTGAAGCATGTGGATTTCTCCTCCTCATCAACCTGATTCTGTGTTTCCTCTGCAATCACCTTCTTCCACATCTCGTGGTTTTCCAGAAGGTGCTGAGTGATCTGACAGAATACTTTCCGTCTCTTCTTAGGGACTCGTTTTTCTGAGAaaagataagataaaaaaaaactattaaattGAAGCTGTTTTACTGATCATTGTGTCCTGCTGTATCGCtcatctttgtgtgtctttagtCAGCTAAATACAGCAAACTGTCCCTACCTCAGTCTTCAAAAACTGAACAATACCACAACTATAAAGTCGAGACAAATGTATTAAACCTATCCCAAACCCAAACAGGTCAAATATACAGCTTACGTGACTGCTCTGAGCTGGTAGATGCATCTTCCTCAGCGgtatcctcctcctcttcttcatctgtttCCTCTGGCTCTGCCGCTTCTTCGTCCTCTCTGGAAACTGAATCCACCCACCTTCCTGGCATAAGGGCAGCAGAGTCATAGGAGCTGCACAGGGGCCCAACAATGTGTGTAATGAAGGACTCCTGGAGCTTGGCCAACTGAGGCGCTGAGCGGTCCATGAAGGGACTAATAGGCAGACCCAGACTGGACTCTTCATCACCCTGTGATATCATTTGGGAACATGGGAGAAGCATATTAGCAATGGACAGACTGTCTCAGTATCTTACTGCACTTTCATAACTAATAGGATGCCCGGGTGGCACGTTGGTAAGTTATACTGTGCACCACTGCTGGTATCACTAGTTTGAATCTAAGACTTACAGCTGGTAGAGGCATCAAGACACAATTAGGAGGGTCAAGTGGACAGGGTGCTCCCTCTATTATCATGATACAGCATCAATGAAGCAATGACAGGGGAATccaggagaaacagagtgaggcTCCACGCATGAAAAGAAACGGTGACTGACTTTGCATGTCTCGGAGGATGCATTTGCTAATCTTCACCTTCTCAGACTGATGCATGAGCCGTATGATTACAGAGATTTTTTTAACAGCACAGGGAATTGATCCTTCCAAAAAAGTGAACtgattattcatttatatgcAATGTAGGTAAAACTGTTCAGCAGGTTGGGGTACTGCAGTGAcaagttttgaatgaaaaaaaatctagaaaaaacaaaaacatctagGAGGACATTTCTCCAATATACCAAGATACCAATGCAACATATAAAGCAACAGTGCTAGAGTGAAACCACGTAGGGGGAGAAATCAGAATAGTTTTTTCTGTAACAAcctaaaatttgaaaaaaaaaaaaaaaagaatagtaaTAAACACTATCTTAAACAGAACACATATACAGTGTCAGTGCATAAAGAAGGCGAGGGTAGCTCAGCTGGTCTCCTGCTGCCATGGTAACCTGCTATGCACTGTTGTCAAGTGGCCGGAAcagacagtttgtgtgtatgtgtgtggcataTGCAGACAGGTGCTGCAGGGAagtgccaaagaaatgaatcTTTTCAAGAACGTTCTGAATTGTATAATCTTCCAGCCCTTTGAAAATGGAATAAAAGCAGTATGGTCACACAAGTGTGTGGTCATATGATTTACTACCTATGGCTCTATGCTACAGCCTCTGACACAACTGGGTCATCCTTCCCTTGCACAATAACAGGCACAAGCTCTTTACAGTCTCACTGCAGGCAGTGTGGCTGCCCATTACCCATCAGCTCAATGACAACAGAgttttgaataataaataatatgcTTTCTAGAGCTCAGAATTAATCACATTTTATAACACTGGTAAGATAATCAGAGATCAGGCTATACTTGTTCATCCTAAACCATCACTGGTCTTTTGTCTACCTGCTGGCATCTAATCACAGTTaatctacaaacaaaacaaagtaaaagtTTGCCTCAGTGACACTACTAGATCACATCAACATGGATATTCTGACTATTGTCTGTATGTACCTCATAGTGTTCTGGTTTGCTCACAGCTTTGACGCTGTTCCCTTCAGCATTCAGTCAAAGGAAATAACTGGTTGCCAAGCAACAGCATATTCCTTAAGTGCTCTGTGTCCACTAGCAGTCACCATTACTGAGGAGCTGCGTAGTTTCCAAGAACTCACCTTCCACTTAACGTGGTCTGTTATTTTACCTGCAGGCACAATGGCTGGTCACCACAACAATACCCTCTCAGAGCCCACTGTAAGTAGCTGCACTGTTAATGGTAAGAGGGCCgtccctctgtgtctgagtccaaAATATCTGTtgaaccagaaaaaaatggtGTTCACCTGTTCATAAAACTCATTGACGATGCCCTCTGTCCACTGCAGATGTAAGTCCTTGCATTTGAGTGGCCCATTGATGTCCGCAAGTTTAATGCACATCTGGCATACCAGGAGCCGATCGTTCTCATTGGTCCAGTCTATACCTGAGCATCCCTCATCACCAACCTATTGAAAAATAATGCCGACATGAATTTAAGCGAGGAGATCAAAGACAAAAGTTCATTGTCTTTACACTAATTGACTTGTTGTGCTACAAACTCCACAGTTTGTGCTTTTATGTCTTCCTAGAATAGTTTGGAAATGTAGTCCTAGAGCAGAATTTTACCCTGAAAAACTTCATTAATTTTGCTCTAGccttaatcaaataaaaataaaatttttggTTAACTTCAATaaagtttagaaaaaaacatgccaAGTGCAttgtgattagaaaaaaaacatgccaagTGCATTGTGATTCTAAAGTAATGGACCAGGAGACTACATTCTACATCCACAAGACCCAAGCAGGCCAGCTGTGGTGAGGCAAAGGTTACCTTGGCATTGAACTCAGCCAGGAAGTCAAAGTGCTTTTTCAGATCAGTGGCCAGAATGGCTTCAATGACTAGAAATCGAAAACGTTTGAATTCCACGTGGTCAAGATTGACCAGGAAGTTGTACTCAGGTCGGGACATGAAAAGGCTCCATGCAGAGGCAGCATGGTGGTTCTCCAGCACGGAGCGATCATTGTAGAGCACAGCCTGTACAGAGCACACAAAGAGAAGGCCACTCCCCCAGTGAGAAAGACTCATAACTAATGCCTTTCCACCAGAGAGAAACTCACATTTTGCATATTACAGCACTGCTGCACTGTAAAGTGCTATTAAACTCATCAGTAAGGAAAGCCATCATATTTGACAGATGGTACCTTATACACAACCATTTAAATAAATCACCAGAGTACAATACTTAAAATGCTCTATAGAAAGTTTATTTTCTAGCTCCaagtttacttttaaaaaataaagcaataataataataataataataataataataataataatgacaacaaatctttttgttcgtttgtttacgattatttgttttgtttttctacagtCTTTCCAAAACCTAAGATGAAATGATTCATGAAACAAATGGTCAGCGGtggtgtgtgttacctgtggggCACTTGTCGCCACTAAAAAGGCATTGGTGCGGCCGGGGTGGTCATAGTCATGCATGGCAGCAGCTACATACAAAGCCATGAGCTCCAGGGCAGGAATGAGTCCTGAGAGACAGCTATAGCCTTCCTCCATCACAGGGTATGTCTTAGACATCAAATAGCCCATACGCCCATGAGGAATACCACTGTCTGAATCTACCATAGATGTCAGAGAAGAAGAATGTTACAACACAGAGAGTTTAGATGCACAACCATGTACATCTAACTGTTAGATAGTTACTGCCAGTAAACTTATGCCATGTAGATGACGGTTTGCTGCCTGAATCTAACCAGCTCTTTACCAAGACTCAGTTGGTTCAGATTAGATCAGTGCCAAGTTATACTTATCTAGCTGGATACTATTCTCAGAAGTGGTTATAAGGTATAATGATGGGTTTCGTTATTGGctaagaaaaaggagagagagagaggggagagggagagaccttATTGTCCTGGCCTTTCCATGTGTAAAGGCAACTATGGAAAGGATGtcatcatttgttttgaattataTCCCTGATTTGGGTGCTGAATATTATCTTTAGTGACTAAAGTAGGATTCTCTGACATTACAGTTCTGGCAATTTTGTTGATCTTTCAATCtaattattcaaatatttgtAATCTATATTTCTTTATGTATTATCGGATGATTTTGCTTATTTGTGACCTGTTCATGATTGTAGAAAcctcattttgaaaacattacatataATTCAATTAGAGTCACTCACTTACGGTTCTTACTAATTATTCAAGGCAAACAGAGAATATGTTTGTCTATCTGAGCCCCATCTCTGgcacagcctctctcctcaCCTGAGTCACTGACAGAGCCCTGGTCATGGACTAGTGTGGGTAAACCTGGTACAGGCTGTGTGGTGAGGTACCAGACCGCGTGCAGCACATCTGTGGCATGGATCCTGTTGTGATctggagaggagaaatggaTATAATACCTTATAAAGATCACAAGGGGGCAATGTAGCACAATGTTAAAAGAGGATTTCTTTGAAAGGCGCAGGCCTGGCAATTCTGTTAGGAAGGCAGTACACCCCTCTAGTGTCTGTTTGCTGGTAATACCATGATCACATGTCTAGCTCCATATTGTATGTACTATCTGCACCATACTGTAGGGCTGACGTTTTTCCTGAATTGGTGTTTTGACAGAAGCTGCATTCTGGTTTAGCTGCATCATTTCACCCTGGCATAAACATTCAGTTTATCTCTCTACTTATTGTTTCCAGTTCAGGTGAAGAACAGTGATGTGGACTTGAATTGGATAAACCATTCTAAAGGAataaaaaacatcatttgatTATTTAGAATATTTGAGTGGGCCCTGAAAAACATGCTGTTTATATTAGGTGTCGACTGATTATCGTTCAGCTGAAAATCTAATCCCATATCCTTCATTTTGGATGACATGCTTTGGCCGACGCCCCTTATTACGTGATGTATGTGCTCTTCTGACACAGCCACCATTCACTGAAAAGCACTATTCTGTAGGCTGGCTCAGTGTCCCACCTGCAACATTATCGGATTGGTTGAAATGTGGATGGTGACCAGTAAAATCACCACtcttctctgtgactgtgtgagtgatacagaaaacagaagctCTTCAATGAGAGGAAAGGTGAGAACAGTATGCTTAAGTTGTAGAACTCCCTGAGTACTGGGCAAAAAGAGCACACTAAAATTTCCAAACCTGCTTGGAAATGTaatttctcttgctctcttacACCCAATTTATGCCTTACCGCTGATTCTGGCTAAAACGTCCTGCTGTGGGCATTCCATTAGTTACATGACCTAACTCTGTTTAGCAAGTCAAAATAAGTCCTACATTTGCAGTATAACTGCATATTGGAAATGAATATTGGCCCCAAATATCAATTATCAGCCTACATGTATTGGTACTGATTACTAATAACCAATATTGctatccaaaacaaaaaagaaaagaaaaatggaaaaaaaaacaaaagacaaaacaaaacaaaaacaacaacaatgacaacgacaacgacaacaacaaaaacccaaagaaaaaacaaatatatgagTCAACCCCTAGTTCATATGTATTTGAATTAAGATTCAGCTGTATTTAAATGGTGCTTCAAGAAAGGCAAAAATAGAATACAACTGAATAATTAATACAAATACAGATCCTTAAAATTTGAAGCAGGATACTGGcaaatttttaaagaaatgaaataatcaaaaaGATTATTATTAAATCAGTTGAAGAACTGCAATTGGACTTAACCATCAATTCTCAGTTCATCTCAGAGCTAACCTAAACCCCAGCGATAATCATATATGATTGGATATCTGTGTTTAAAGGAATCTGCTCTTATGTTGTTACTTGTCAATTGTTTTACCTGTGGGTCACTCTGGGTGAGAACacccataaataaataaccatatTTGCAActttaaggcaaaaaaaaaaggtttcttctGAAGGGACGGCTCATGCAAGAGGGAACTAATGATGCAGTATTCCAGAGCTGAAGAGGACAGCAGACCCAAAATGTTTTTAAGCTTGGTCTTTGATTCTCACTCACATGGTATGTCTCTGTATCCATTCTCCAGCGCGTGGAAATAGTTCATAAACTCTCTCACAGGGATCTTAAACGATTCAAAGAGTCCCGTGTCCTCAAACAGCCTGTAAGACACCTGAAGGAAATACAGAGACCCATATTGTCCACACCGTTGATCAAGCTCATTTACATTCACAAGGTCAGTGGTAGAGAATTTTGAATGAAGATATCAAATATGAGTCTTCAGTGTATCAGTAAGTGGCACTGAAGTTTCACTTTCGCTCTCAGCCAAGGAGCATAGTGACTGAAGTAAAGTTACCAAAGCCATGAATCAAAGTCCAAAAACTCTTAAATCTCTGTCGAGTCTCCTCAGTCTCCTCAGCCCGTGTTGAGCTCTCACCTGACTAAGGATACAGCCACATCTGCCGTTGGTCTTTTCCACCAGGTTAAAGATGGGAAAGTTCCAATTATTTATCTGGCTCATGATTGGCTCCAGGCCTTCCATCACCAGTGGTTCCGGCGCCAGGATAGGCTTATCCTGAGATGGGAAGGATTAAAGGTCATCCATCAGAACAGAATTCCCCCAAAAGAATCACTCATTCAGTAATACTTGTACATATAATTAGTTGCGGAACACAACGTACCTCTGAGGGCAGGAGGGGGAGCAGGACCAAATTTTCTGGAGGGTAGATTCTGCACTCGTTCTGGGTGTTAGAAGGCTTATTGTGGCTCTCTCCGTCCTCTTCATTTTGTGCAAAATCACTGCTGTCACTGTGGTTGGTCTCATAGGTACTGTCATAGTCAGAAGAGGCCAGAGCAGGGTCATCTGGTGGTCACAGGACAGAGAACATAAGACCACAGACCTTCACAGTGACAGTTCACCTGTGGTATTTCGATTATGCCAGTCATGATGAATGAGACAGGTAGAGACGTTGGTACCTGTCTGTAGATGTCTCTCTCCCATGTCTAAGGAGCCCTCTCCATGCTGTAGTTTGCCATATGGTCTTCCACAGCTAGGGTATTTATCAAAAAATAGAGTTTAAATCAATAGTGTTTATCAGGAAAAGATAAGCATACATAAGTAGATGTGTTTACCATTATAGCCTGACATTTACATCAGTGAAAGCACTGTGAACATTGTTATGGTTAACCAAATGACTGATTGTGgtagtttcattttaaaaatgaccttttaacaaattaaagaattaaaaatgaactgcgcactgaaacataaacaaatatgtgCGAAAGGAAAGACATGACACTAAATCAACGAAAAATAATATCTAAATGTGTAGCCATTCACTGACATTTAATGTACAGATGTCATTAATGGGTCACCAAACACTGATTTCTGTGTTCTCGTGGACTGCACAGATAAATGTGCTCCAAACATACCAGAGGAGCACGCAGTGTCACTGTAATGTAGTGCAACATTGAGAAAGAGCCCAACAGACAGGACCTAATCAaaccatttctcttctctcttcagcAAGCATTAGGGCCAAGGGCACTATGACCCTGTGTCTCTATGAAAATCTCATGaataaatagacagatagagagagagtgtgtgtttgcatacagCCTGATAGACGACAGTCTGTCTGATTTGCTAATGTGGTGATATGATGGTGTTATTTGatgactgtgagtctctgaGTACAGTCCTTTTGTCCTATGTTAACACACTGCAGTTTATATGTAAAAGTTCCCTATGGACCATGTGGTATTGGTGACTATACAAAGTAAGcagatttttacttttttaacaaataaatacattaaattgagttaataataaaaaaacaatactgaacatcacattgtttttgtttgagtcGCTAGGAAGAAAATGGACACCCTACAATAaattactaaaataaataaattccttACAGAAATAAAGAGTCTTTACAAATGTGAAAAACGGGATGATAACTGACTTTTTGATATATGTGAATGACAGGAATGTGAGACTGAATTGTTTCATTTGAAGAAAATAGataatgctctttctctctctctctctctctctctctctctctcacacacacacacacacacacaaaaacagtctcCACAGAGTGCACTGTAGATGAGGAGTGGGAGAGATGCCATTAAAAATCTGAATGCGTTGAGTGAGTCTGGGGTGACATGCACCACTGATCTGTTCATCATCATCTCTTGGGCCTGAGTTAATGGAAAGCCAGGGACATGCAAAGGGAAAGCATGGGTCAGGAGATAGGACAcgcctctcttctcctcactgcAATTCATTACACTCAAGCACTCATTTTGCAACACCACACACCAAGTGGTGTAAAAGAATATTCGATGCGCAATGTACAATGGTTCtcatttaaagacaaacaaaaaatgtgaaacaaatgtaaatgtcagCCCCTGAGAACCAAATACACTCAAATTGGGTTAGAAAATATCAGActtttttgtatgtttcagcACATCAGCCATATAAGATAAATAAGATGATGGGAACTCTGTAGTGTCGGACACACACTGGCAGGGAGTCCAGCTGGGCTTACCTACTACAGAGTGGTGGTGGGGCCCAGTGAGTAGTGGTGGAGCTGGGGGCACTTTGGCTGTGTGTTAGGGCTCTGTGTGGGGTTCGAGCTGGCACAGAGTCAATCTGGGAGACGCCAGGATCAGGCAGTTCAGCTGAGGGGATTTTGGCAGTAGGGCTGTTGACTGGTGTACCCTGAACTGGAGGTGAGTGGCACGGGGAAGCCAGAGGTGAGATGTTGGTAGGATGACAACCTAGAGAGAGATCCAAAGAGGTTAAGTCAGAATCATTGggcaaacaaacaaccacaaaaGTAATAAATAGACAtaccaatcacacacacacacgcacgtgcacgcacacacacacacacgcacacacacacacacacacacacacacacacacacacacacacacaatattaacacaagcaaactgaatacacacacacacacatacagagtgaaAAAACTCAGTAATATATATTAGCATgcatgtgcactcacacactcagacactgtggTGTGTACCTGGGCGGCTCAGTCTCTTGTTGTAGAGGTGATTGGCGGCTGTTGTAGCATATGATGCAGACAAGGACCTGCTTTTGGAGATGGTCAGCATGACTGAACTGTTCCA
Proteins encoded in this region:
- the pde3a gene encoding cGMP-inhibited 3',5'-cyclic phosphodiesterase A gives rise to the protein MATAAESDSDRGIARSPYEKNPRAPERNGYVKTCVTPLYQDPGCQSWLKLSEVWSCKSLSSAVCVGSVSVFLALVVKFVDWDVEQSRSCSSSTPNKETGSPFQYVTSSAVELVLTLWHLISPIFTLICAFFWIGLYLIRCGVLIRTAVFLLTVCHLGEAAAQSLLHGADDQLLSFTATVVVLACLASGALMVVRLGQGISVIIFISIIRTVSLISLHKVRASWRPYLAYLVGVLGVLLARYADKLLPHQGTHREGCTSVTGAREDIPVFKRRRRSSSVVSSDMAHHGQSNSKSHRRTSLPCIQRDQMLPQQEWDHKRGARGSQSSGTTVTVDIAVMGEAHGMITDLLADPSLPPNTCTSLRAVSNLLSTQLTFQPLHRPRLSPLLTFSDSHPCSDSEEPPERSERLAIPKRLRRSLPPNLLRRISSTWTTTTSATGLPTIEPGPVRRDRSSSIKILHDSPTSSMVNSESWNSSVMLTISKSRSLSASYATTAANHLYNKRLSRPGCHPTNISPLASPCHSPPVQGTPVNSPTAKIPSAELPDPGVSQIDSVPARTPHRALTHSQSAPSSTTTHWAPPPLCSSCGRPYGKLQHGEGSLDMGERHLQTDDPALASSDYDSTYETNHSDSSDFAQNEEDGESHNKPSNTQNECRIYPPENLVLLPLLPSEDKPILAPEPLVMEGLEPIMSQINNWNFPIFNLVEKTNGRCGCILSQVSYRLFEDTGLFESFKIPVREFMNYFHALENGYRDIPYHNRIHATDVLHAVWYLTTQPVPGLPTLVHDQGSVSDSDSDSGIPHGRMGYLMSKTYPVMEEGYSCLSGLIPALELMALYVAAAMHDYDHPGRTNAFLVATSAPQAVLYNDRSVLENHHAASAWSLFMSRPEYNFLVNLDHVEFKRFRFLVIEAILATDLKKHFDFLAEFNAKVGDEGCSGIDWTNENDRLLVCQMCIKLADINGPLKCKDLHLQWTEGIVNEFYEQGDEESSLGLPISPFMDRSAPQLAKLQESFITHIVGPLCSSYDSAALMPGRWVDSVSREDEEAAEPEETDEEEEEDTAEEDASTSSEQSQKRVPKKRRKVFCQITQHLLENHEMWKKVIAEETQNQVDEEEKSTCFSNPADSILAIDEEEEEPGSKGESVENQEEETEVEETSLTKEEIPVSETGQEVENERETLEKEVETVGEEDKEEDALNEERGEEEETDQKEQFVEERKETAEAEEEEDQE